Proteins encoded within one genomic window of Balneolaceae bacterium:
- a CDS encoding nucleotidyl transferase AbiEii/AbiGii toxin family protein codes for MSESNQSYKELAIPYFKEVFDIIDEVLTAHDIPYYLIGVNAISLELLKKGTKPARGTKDIDFAIMVSALDEYEEISDSIQDQGFTKAEAAWRFHHKEFDIVVDLLPFGEIEESETIGFSDRTTDLHVLGFKEVMDDATEVNIGETKVRIPPLPGMVILKLVAWSDRPEVRNNDLYDILRVIEHYNDLEYENNLKYHYDIIEEMEEFDEHRFSSRILGRKVKPYLDKSPVLKQRIESVLEKNTADASTSEIARNWAREKGWNLEYCITLLNDFKAGIGDRNS; via the coding sequence ATGAGCGAATCGAACCAAAGTTATAAAGAGCTGGCCATTCCTTACTTTAAAGAAGTCTTCGACATCATCGATGAGGTACTAACCGCTCATGATATTCCTTATTACCTGATCGGTGTGAATGCCATCAGTCTGGAGTTACTCAAAAAAGGGACTAAACCTGCAAGAGGAACCAAGGATATCGATTTTGCAATTATGGTTTCTGCATTGGATGAGTACGAAGAGATTTCCGATTCCATTCAAGACCAGGGATTTACAAAAGCAGAGGCTGCGTGGCGATTCCATCACAAAGAGTTTGACATCGTTGTTGATCTTCTCCCTTTTGGAGAAATTGAGGAGAGTGAAACGATTGGTTTTAGCGACCGAACAACTGATCTTCATGTTTTAGGATTCAAAGAAGTTATGGATGATGCCACGGAGGTCAACATTGGCGAAACAAAGGTTCGAATCCCTCCCCTGCCGGGTATGGTTATCTTAAAGCTTGTTGCCTGGAGTGACAGACCAGAGGTTCGAAATAATGATCTCTATGACATTTTACGAGTCATTGAACATTACAACGACCTGGAGTATGAAAACAATTTGAAATATCACTATGATATCATAGAAGAGATGGAAGAGTTTGATGAACACAGATTTTCATCCCGAATATTGGGGCGAAAAGTAAAACCGTATTTGGATAAATCACCCGTCCTGAAACAACGAATAGAATCCGTTCTTGAGAAAAATACAGCAGATGCTTCTACCTCAGAAATTGCCCGAAACTGGGCACGTGAAAAGGGATGGAATCTGGAATATTGCATCACATTGCTGAATGATTTTAAAGCTGGTATCGGGGATAGAAATTCCTGA
- a CDS encoding transmembrane 220 family protein: MLRYINYLAIIVFALAAIVQYNDVDALRWMLIYGAASVLSILYALKRLHWATSTVLAIVCLIWALFIVPDLTLSGFQHMFDEVRMIQTGVEAAREFLGLLLISSWMTLLTYATRNTKESG, translated from the coding sequence ATGTTGAGATATATAAACTACCTGGCAATCATAGTTTTTGCCTTAGCGGCAATTGTACAATACAACGATGTTGATGCACTGCGATGGATGTTGATTTACGGAGCTGCGTCTGTTTTATCAATTCTGTATGCTTTAAAGAGATTGCACTGGGCCACATCTACTGTACTTGCCATTGTTTGTTTGATATGGGCGCTGTTTATAGTTCCGGATCTGACGTTAAGCGGATTTCAGCACATGTTTGATGAAGTTCGTATGATTCAGACAGGAGTAGAGGCCGCACGAGAGTTTTTAGGGCTTCTCTTGATTTCCAGTTGGATGACTCTTTTGACGTATGCGACCCGAAATACGAAAGAGTCGGGATGA
- a CDS encoding FAD:protein FMN transferase, whose protein sequence is MFKIKHSQMYKRHFLITILCFLLLQSIAAQELQRFTFQSYHMGTQFNIVLYSDDDSIASQASEEAFNRIEELNQIMSDYEDDSELNRLSRTSGSGKAVKVSNDLFKVLKESVRMAELSDGLFDITVGPMSRFWRMVRMSPDPQLPTEQEIAEFERQVGYEHIRLDEENQTAELTKPDMQLDLGGIAKGYAAEEALKVLKSFGIERALVDAGGDVTLGDPPSGRESWDVAVPKSQQNGESQFITLQTANKTVTTSGDLFQFVEIDGTRYSHILNPMTGLGATNQIQATVIADEGMKADALSSILTLMTPEEGIDLINETDQTEAILFVNEGDTILEFYSNGAKDFIK, encoded by the coding sequence ATGTTTAAAATAAAACACAGCCAGATGTACAAAAGACATTTTTTGATTACAATTCTTTGCTTTCTGCTCCTGCAATCAATCGCAGCCCAAGAGTTGCAACGATTTACGTTTCAATCCTATCACATGGGAACGCAGTTTAATATTGTTCTCTATTCTGATGATGATTCCATAGCCAGCCAGGCATCAGAAGAAGCTTTTAACCGAATCGAGGAGCTGAACCAGATCATGAGTGATTACGAAGATGACAGTGAGCTCAATCGATTATCACGAACGTCAGGATCCGGCAAAGCTGTAAAAGTGAGTAATGATCTGTTTAAGGTTCTGAAAGAATCGGTTCGAATGGCTGAGTTGAGTGATGGTCTGTTTGATATCACTGTGGGGCCAATGAGTCGATTTTGGCGGATGGTGCGAATGTCGCCCGATCCGCAGCTTCCTACAGAACAGGAGATTGCAGAATTTGAGAGGCAGGTTGGATATGAGCATATCAGGCTTGATGAGGAAAATCAAACTGCAGAGTTAACTAAACCGGATATGCAGCTCGATTTGGGGGGCATTGCCAAAGGATATGCCGCCGAAGAAGCGTTGAAAGTATTAAAAAGTTTTGGAATAGAGCGTGCTTTGGTTGATGCCGGCGGAGATGTGACCCTTGGAGATCCGCCCTCCGGCAGGGAAAGCTGGGATGTGGCCGTTCCGAAAAGTCAGCAAAATGGAGAAAGCCAGTTCATAACCCTGCAAACGGCAAACAAAACCGTTACCACCTCTGGTGATCTGTTCCAGTTTGTGGAAATTGATGGTACACGTTATTCGCATATTCTCAATCCCATGACCGGGCTTGGCGCAACTAACCAGATTCAGGCTACGGTTATAGCAGATGAAGGGATGAAAGCGGATGCACTTTCGTCCATTTTAACCTTGATGACACCGGAAGAAGGAATAGATTTGATTAATGAAACAGATCAAACCGAAGCGATTCTTTTTGTAAATGAGGGGGATACCATCCTGGAGTTTTATTCGAATGGGGCAAAAGATTTCATTAAGTGA
- a CDS encoding glycine betaine/L-proline ABC transporter ATP-binding protein gives MAAITVRNLYKIFGKKPEKAIPMLRDGMSKDEILEKTGLTVAIDDASFEVKEKEIFVIMGLSGSGKSTVLRCLNRLIEPTDGEIFLESEQKNIMDIKRDELLELRRHSMSMVFQNFGLFPHRTILNNVAYGLEIGGADKETRHEKARNAIELVGLKGYEDKKPNELSGGMQQRVGLARALANEPEILLMDEAFSALDPLIRNDMQEELLELQTKMNKTIVFITHDLDEALKLGDRIAIMKDGRIVQIGTPETILTEPANEYVRAFVQNVDRTKIITAASIMRKAPTIDLKKDGPGVAARKMEKSGVSTVYVLDGNRKYKGVVTIDDANRLKNKNIKSVEEIIRNDAHTTLPETPIKQLLSKAIESRLSIAVVEQDGTFRGVVSRASIINEVNLNDTKKQANSETMKTETLTEENTQ, from the coding sequence ATGGCAGCAATTACGGTTCGCAACCTCTATAAAATATTTGGCAAAAAACCGGAAAAAGCGATCCCGATGCTTCGTGACGGGATGAGTAAAGATGAAATTCTCGAAAAAACAGGCTTAACTGTTGCAATTGACGACGCTTCATTTGAAGTAAAGGAGAAAGAGATCTTTGTAATCATGGGGCTTTCCGGCAGCGGAAAATCGACTGTACTTCGATGCCTCAATCGCCTGATTGAGCCAACGGATGGCGAAATCTTCCTGGAGAGTGAACAGAAAAATATCATGGATATCAAACGGGATGAGCTGCTGGAACTCCGCAGGCACAGTATGTCGATGGTATTTCAAAATTTTGGACTTTTCCCTCATCGTACCATACTGAATAATGTAGCTTACGGTCTTGAAATTGGGGGCGCTGACAAAGAGACCCGCCATGAAAAAGCCCGTAATGCGATTGAACTGGTTGGATTAAAGGGGTATGAAGATAAAAAGCCCAATGAATTAAGCGGAGGTATGCAACAACGGGTAGGCCTTGCAAGGGCACTCGCAAACGAACCGGAAATTCTGCTGATGGATGAAGCCTTTAGCGCCCTTGATCCGCTAATACGAAACGATATGCAGGAGGAGCTTCTTGAACTTCAAACCAAGATGAACAAAACCATCGTTTTTATCACGCACGATCTCGATGAAGCCCTCAAACTGGGCGACCGTATTGCCATCATGAAAGATGGAAGAATTGTACAGATCGGAACACCGGAAACAATCCTTACAGAACCGGCAAACGAGTATGTACGCGCCTTTGTACAAAATGTTGACCGTACGAAAATCATTACGGCCGCTTCTATAATGCGAAAAGCTCCAACTATAGACCTGAAAAAAGATGGGCCCGGGGTAGCAGCAAGAAAGATGGAAAAATCAGGCGTTTCTACTGTATATGTACTGGATGGAAACCGGAAGTACAAGGGGGTGGTTACCATTGATGATGCAAACAGATTGAAAAATAAAAATATTAAATCGGTCGAGGAGATCATCAGGAATGATGCTCATACAACCCTGCCCGAAACCCCCATTAAACAGCTCCTTTCCAAAGCGATTGAAAGCAGGCTGTCGATCGCAGTTGTGGAACAAGACGGAACCTTTCGCGGAGTGGTGAGCAGGGCATCGATCATTAACGAAGTAAACCTGAACGATACGAAAAAGCAAGCCAACTCTGAGACCATGAAAACAGAAACTTTAACCGAAGAGAATACACAATGA
- a CDS encoding aldo/keto reductase — protein MKYRFLGRSGLKVSALSFGSWVTFGDQIDEAVATECMKEAYDAGVNFFDNAEAYAGGQSEVVMGNIIKKEGWKRSDLVLSTKIFWGGEGPNDSGLSHKHIIEGTNASLERMQTDYVDLIFCHRPDKFTPIEETVRAMNQVINEGKAFYWGTSEWSSEQIREAYQIARREQLRPPLMEQPQYNMFKRDKVEGEYSRLYDEIGLGTTIWSPLASGLLTGKYNDGIPEDSRLAMENYDWLREKLLETESGKQKLQKVEKLADIADEADISMPEMALAWCLKNPNVSTVITGASKPEQVRENMKAIEKVDKLTDNLMEKIEEILDNKPGEETDFRR, from the coding sequence ATGAAATATCGATTTTTAGGTCGTTCAGGATTGAAGGTTTCTGCTCTTTCATTTGGCTCCTGGGTAACTTTTGGAGATCAAATTGATGAGGCGGTTGCCACTGAATGTATGAAAGAGGCTTATGATGCCGGGGTCAATTTTTTTGATAATGCTGAGGCCTATGCAGGTGGCCAATCCGAGGTTGTTATGGGTAACATCATCAAAAAAGAGGGATGGAAACGTTCTGATCTTGTACTATCCACAAAAATATTCTGGGGCGGAGAGGGTCCTAACGATTCTGGTCTTTCCCACAAACATATCATTGAGGGAACAAATGCATCTCTGGAGAGAATGCAAACCGACTATGTAGATCTGATTTTTTGCCACCGGCCGGATAAATTCACACCCATTGAAGAAACAGTTCGGGCGATGAATCAAGTCATCAACGAGGGAAAGGCATTCTATTGGGGAACGAGTGAATGGTCGTCTGAACAGATTCGTGAGGCCTATCAAATTGCAAGACGCGAACAGTTGCGTCCGCCGCTTATGGAACAGCCACAGTATAACATGTTTAAACGAGATAAAGTGGAAGGGGAATATTCCCGACTGTATGATGAAATTGGTTTAGGCACAACAATCTGGAGTCCTTTGGCAAGTGGTTTGCTGACAGGTAAGTATAACGACGGTATACCGGAAGACAGCCGCCTGGCGATGGAAAATTACGACTGGCTTCGGGAAAAACTTTTGGAGACGGAGAGCGGGAAACAAAAACTTCAGAAAGTAGAAAAACTGGCTGACATTGCTGATGAAGCCGATATCTCCATGCCGGAAATGGCATTGGCATGGTGCCTGAAAAATCCCAATGTAAGTACGGTGATAACCGGCGCGTCTAAACCTGAGCAGGTTCGGGAGAACATGAAGGCAATTGAGAAAGTTGATAAACTAACGGATAATCTGATGGAAAAAATAGAAGAGATCCTGGATAACAAACCCGGGGAAGAAACAGATTTTCGTCGATAG
- a CDS encoding type IV toxin-antitoxin system AbiEi family antitoxin: MKEEEIVHTAIENLEPTLLKGKWHPYKKNNKILDGVLELWYEDQNVRFDAIVKKELRTYQVEQLIQQAGNYKNLMVIAYKLFPGLKKKLKGHRINYLEANGNLFVNAENLLLFLDGDKKLNKTDKTGNRAFTPTGLKVLFEFLRDKRLINQTQREIAEKAGVALGNIPKVLQGLMDTGQIYKLDKKKYAFHDRKELLQQWIREYHNTLKPTLEMGRYTAKRTEDWKEIPLNLTKTVWGGEPAADLLTNYLKPGVLTLYTEETKKDLMVNYGLMPDKEGNLFAYQKFWKNDETDNTAPPILVYADLIMTNDKRCIETANILFNERIEPKL; encoded by the coding sequence ATGAAAGAAGAAGAGATTGTCCATACCGCCATAGAAAACCTTGAGCCAACCTTATTAAAAGGTAAGTGGCATCCTTATAAGAAGAATAATAAGATTCTGGATGGTGTATTGGAACTCTGGTATGAAGATCAAAATGTAAGGTTTGACGCCATCGTCAAAAAAGAACTTCGAACCTACCAGGTTGAGCAGTTGATACAACAAGCCGGGAATTATAAAAACCTGATGGTGATCGCTTACAAACTATTTCCCGGATTGAAAAAGAAGTTGAAAGGACACCGCATCAACTATTTGGAGGCAAATGGGAATCTATTTGTAAATGCAGAGAACCTGCTCCTGTTTCTGGATGGGGACAAAAAGTTGAATAAAACGGATAAAACCGGGAACCGGGCTTTTACACCAACCGGTCTAAAAGTGCTCTTCGAATTCTTACGGGATAAAAGGTTAATCAACCAAACACAACGAGAGATTGCAGAGAAAGCCGGAGTGGCCCTTGGGAATATTCCTAAAGTGTTACAAGGATTAATGGATACCGGCCAGATCTACAAATTGGATAAGAAGAAGTACGCATTTCATGATCGCAAAGAGCTTCTCCAACAGTGGATCAGGGAGTATCACAATACACTTAAACCCACATTAGAAATGGGTCGTTACACGGCGAAACGAACAGAGGACTGGAAAGAGATTCCACTAAATCTTACAAAAACTGTATGGGGCGGTGAACCGGCCGCAGACTTGCTGACCAATTATCTAAAACCCGGTGTACTTACACTTTATACTGAAGAAACAAAGAAGGACTTGATGGTGAACTACGGTTTAATGCCAGACAAGGAGGGAAACTTGTTTGCCTATCAGAAATTCTGGAAGAATGATGAAACGGACAACACGGCACCTCCAATATTGGTTTACGCAGATCTGATTATGACAAATGATAAACGATGCATCGAAACTGCAAATATTTTATTCAATGAGCGAATCGAACCAAAGTTATAA
- a CDS encoding TIM barrel protein: MNRKNFLKNSLLAGSALATGTALSKNQPKSLNKSDLLQSHDFKLKYSPHFGMFENHAGRDLLDQLQFMNDIGFRGLEDNGMKGRNRRTQEQIGQKLADFGMDMGVFVAHTIYWNEPSLSTGDPEYVDQFLDEIRESVEVAKRVGATWMTVVPGHIDLRLDMDYQELNVIDALKRAAEILEPHGLVMVLEPLNTLINHPGMILTKTSQAYRICKHVDSPSCKILYDIYHQQITEGNLIPNIDTAWNEIPYFQLGDHPGRNEPYTGEINYRNIFKHLYDKGFDGIVGMEHGNSMDGKEGELALIEAYVRADDFEV, from the coding sequence ATGAATCGAAAAAACTTCCTAAAGAACTCATTGCTCGCTGGATCAGCACTTGCAACCGGAACTGCACTCAGCAAAAATCAACCTAAATCGCTAAACAAATCCGATCTTCTTCAATCTCACGATTTCAAACTGAAATATTCCCCACACTTTGGGATGTTTGAAAACCATGCCGGGCGAGATCTGCTGGACCAGCTACAGTTTATGAATGATATTGGTTTTAGAGGTTTGGAAGATAACGGGATGAAGGGACGAAATCGGCGAACCCAGGAACAGATTGGACAAAAGCTGGCGGATTTTGGAATGGATATGGGCGTGTTCGTTGCACATACGATCTACTGGAATGAACCAAGCCTGAGCACCGGTGACCCGGAATATGTGGACCAATTCCTGGATGAGATTCGTGAATCCGTAGAGGTCGCTAAAAGAGTGGGTGCCACCTGGATGACTGTAGTCCCCGGACACATTGATCTGCGCCTTGATATGGACTACCAGGAACTGAATGTGATCGATGCGTTAAAACGTGCCGCCGAAATCCTGGAACCGCATGGATTGGTAATGGTCCTCGAACCGTTAAATACGCTAATCAATCATCCCGGGATGATTCTCACCAAAACCTCGCAAGCATACCGAATTTGTAAGCATGTGGACAGCCCGTCATGCAAAATTTTATATGATATCTATCATCAGCAGATTACCGAGGGGAACCTGATCCCAAATATCGATACTGCCTGGAATGAAATTCCCTATTTCCAGTTAGGCGATCACCCCGGCAGAAACGAACCCTACACCGGTGAAATCAACTACCGCAATATCTTCAAACATCTGTATGATAAAGGATTCGATGGCATCGTAGGAATGGAACATGGAAACTCGATGGACGGAAAAGAGGGCGAGCTTGCGTTAATTGAGGCGTACGTCAGAGCGGATGATTTTGAGGTTTGA
- a CDS encoding Gfo/Idh/MocA family oxidoreductase, which translates to MENKDQFSTKLTRRDFMKKTSLAAGGGILLSSLPVGSSAYAAANDVLNVAVVGCGGRGTGAANQALNADEGVKIVALADLFRDRLDDCYNSLTQAHPDGDRIAVPEEHKFVGFDGYKHAIELADVVILATPPGYRPEHFEEAVRQGKHVFMEKPLGTSADGVRRILKAGREAKQKQLNVVVGLQRHYQTNYHEALKHVRDNAIGKITAGQVYWNSAGVWVRERQPDQTELEYQNRNWYYFNWLCGDHILEQHIHNIDVANWFLGEYPVSAQGMGGREVRTGKDHGQIFDHHFVEFTYPSGAVISSQCRHQPDTFSRVAEHFQGAYGTIEIDSSNKALIKDHDGVVLYDHAGMNDPNPYQVEHDKLFAAIRNGDVISDTENGAKSTLTAIMGRMATYSGQVITWDQAINAQDKMVPDNMTWDTPPPVVPDENGDYPVPTPGVTNVLSPESTVSTG; encoded by the coding sequence ATGGAAAATAAAGATCAGTTTAGCACGAAATTAACAAGAAGAGATTTTATGAAAAAAACGTCTCTTGCAGCCGGAGGAGGAATTCTGTTAAGTTCTTTACCGGTAGGCTCAAGTGCTTATGCAGCTGCAAATGATGTACTCAATGTAGCGGTAGTGGGCTGCGGGGGCCGGGGAACCGGAGCTGCAAACCAGGCACTGAATGCAGATGAAGGAGTGAAAATTGTTGCGTTGGCTGATCTGTTCCGAGACCGCTTGGACGATTGTTATAACTCTCTGACCCAGGCACATCCCGATGGAGACCGAATTGCCGTCCCGGAAGAGCATAAATTTGTAGGATTTGACGGTTACAAACATGCCATTGAACTGGCTGATGTTGTAATTCTTGCCACACCACCCGGTTACCGTCCGGAGCATTTTGAGGAAGCTGTACGGCAGGGCAAACATGTTTTTATGGAAAAACCGTTGGGTACTTCAGCAGATGGTGTACGCAGAATACTGAAGGCCGGGCGTGAAGCAAAACAGAAGCAACTAAACGTGGTTGTAGGACTTCAACGTCATTATCAAACCAATTACCACGAAGCGTTGAAACATGTTCGTGACAATGCCATTGGAAAGATTACGGCAGGACAGGTGTACTGGAACAGCGCCGGCGTTTGGGTACGTGAGCGACAACCCGATCAAACCGAACTGGAATATCAAAACAGAAACTGGTACTACTTCAATTGGCTTTGTGGCGATCATATTCTCGAACAGCACATTCACAACATCGATGTGGCTAACTGGTTCCTGGGTGAGTACCCGGTATCAGCCCAGGGTATGGGCGGACGCGAGGTCCGAACCGGTAAAGATCACGGACAGATTTTTGATCACCATTTTGTGGAATTTACCTACCCAAGCGGAGCGGTAATCTCCAGCCAGTGCCGTCATCAGCCGGATACGTTCTCGAGAGTTGCCGAACATTTCCAGGGAGCTTATGGTACAATTGAGATAGATTCAAGCAATAAAGCCCTCATCAAAGATCACGATGGAGTGGTTCTGTACGATCATGCTGGCATGAACGACCCGAACCCATATCAAGTTGAGCACGACAAGCTTTTTGCCGCCATTCGAAATGGTGATGTTATTAGCGACACCGAGAATGGAGCAAAAAGTACGCTTACAGCTATTATGGGTCGCATGGCAACCTATTCAGGTCAAGTGATTACATGGGATCAAGCCATTAACGCGCAAGACAAGATGGTTCCGGATAATATGACCTGGGATACCCCACCTCCTGTTGTGCCCGATGAAAATGGTGACTATCCCGTACCTACTCCGGGTGTTACGAATGTGTTGAGTCCGGAGTCAACTGTAAGTACTGGATAG
- a CDS encoding proline/glycine betaine ABC transporter permease — MIDIPVGRFFEFIIQWMRENWEGFFDAVTVVVNATLDTFEGILLFPHPLIMIGLLTLLAWYISGKGVAIFTVAGLFVIEGMGLWAETMDTMALIFTAVLIALLIGIPVGIWASKNDLVEKIVRPILDFMQTMPAFVYLIPAVLFFQLGKVPGVVATLVFATPPAVRLTNLGIRQVPDEVKEAALAFGSNSRQMLFKVELPVALPTILAGVNQTIMLALSMVVIASLIGAGGLGQPVLVGIQQLNIGLGFEGGIAIVILAIFLDRITQSMGTASQNTSNG; from the coding sequence ATGATAGATATTCCTGTTGGACGATTTTTCGAATTTATTATACAATGGATGCGCGAAAACTGGGAGGGGTTTTTTGATGCCGTTACAGTTGTTGTAAATGCTACACTGGATACATTCGAAGGGATCTTATTGTTCCCGCACCCCCTGATTATGATTGGCCTTTTAACCCTTCTCGCCTGGTATATTTCAGGCAAAGGTGTGGCCATATTTACCGTTGCAGGACTTTTTGTGATCGAGGGGATGGGGCTCTGGGCCGAGACCATGGATACTATGGCGTTAATTTTTACGGCTGTACTTATCGCCCTTCTGATCGGTATACCCGTGGGAATATGGGCCTCCAAAAATGACCTTGTTGAAAAGATTGTACGGCCCATATTAGACTTTATGCAAACAATGCCGGCATTTGTATATCTGATTCCGGCTGTTCTTTTTTTCCAGCTTGGAAAAGTTCCGGGAGTTGTGGCTACGCTTGTTTTCGCTACACCGCCGGCCGTGCGGCTTACAAATTTGGGTATACGGCAGGTTCCCGATGAGGTAAAAGAGGCCGCACTTGCATTTGGTTCCAACTCCAGGCAAATGTTGTTTAAAGTGGAGCTTCCTGTTGCATTGCCAACTATTCTCGCCGGTGTCAACCAAACCATTATGCTTGCGCTCTCGATGGTTGTTATCGCTTCGTTAATTGGTGCCGGAGGTTTGGGACAGCCTGTACTGGTGGGAATTCAGCAACTGAATATCGGGCTTGGTTTTGAAGGCGGAATTGCTATTGTGATTCTCGCTATTTTCCTGGACAGAATTACTCAATCTATGGGAACGGCATCCCAAAACACCAGCAACGGGTAA
- a CDS encoding NAD-dependent epimerase/dehydratase family protein, with amino-acid sequence MQTILGSGGAIGTELAKVLPGYTDKIRLVSRNPEKVNSSDELYSADLMNPGAVQQAVENSDVCYLTVGLKYDKNVWRRSWPVIMKNVIDACEKHNSKLVFFDNVYLYDPNHLNPMTEDTPVNPASEKGEVRAEIVKMLWDAVDAGKIEALIARSADFYGPGFEKPLSI; translated from the coding sequence ATGCAAACTATTCTTGGGTCGGGGGGTGCAATCGGAACGGAGCTCGCAAAAGTGCTCCCTGGATACACTGATAAAATCAGGCTTGTCAGTCGGAATCCTGAAAAGGTAAACTCATCTGATGAACTCTATTCTGCAGATTTGATGAATCCCGGTGCTGTACAGCAAGCCGTGGAAAATTCTGATGTTTGTTATCTCACCGTTGGCTTGAAGTACGATAAAAATGTGTGGAGGCGCTCATGGCCGGTCATCATGAAAAATGTAATTGATGCCTGTGAAAAACATAATTCGAAACTGGTATTTTTTGATAATGTTTACCTTTACGATCCAAATCACCTGAATCCTATGACGGAGGACACCCCGGTGAACCCCGCCAGTGAAAAGGGCGAAGTACGAGCCGAAATCGTGAAGATGCTTTGGGATGCTGTGGATGCGGGAAAAATTGAAGCGTTGATAGCAAGGTCAGCCGATTTTTACGGGCCCGGTTTTGAGAAACCCCTCTCTATTTAG
- a CDS encoding SUMF1/EgtB/PvdO family nonheme iron enzyme, whose protein sequence is MKLLNNLINTRNHFITFWLISLPFFLFACKSTEVQSDSSSSDTTEQTQSTTQPASSTATVEYAEEIPGSDQEIEMVLVPGGSYQMGPFENGETHKVKVDSFWIGKYEITWNEYNLFRNELLEDIRTEVYKNLYGVDIDSDAISSPTLTEEALDLLRDNDIPADIISLPSPPYSDVTAGMGTDGFPAVSMTHYAAFMFTKWLTVKTGDFYRLPTEAEWEYACKAASTDDYEPITNTAELDQYAWHRDNSNRKYQQPGNKEPNALGIHDMLGNVAEWTLDQYHEDYPAKLENEPADNPFFSPTELYPRTARGGSWMDPAAAASCIQRRGSNPAWKMRDPQLPKSLWWHTNAPFVGFRVVRPVNEPGSVSEMEEYWIEAIQDYN, encoded by the coding sequence ATGAAGTTATTGAATAATTTAATTAACACCCGAAACCATTTTATTACTTTTTGGTTGATCAGTTTACCTTTTTTTCTTTTCGCATGTAAGAGTACTGAGGTTCAATCCGATTCATCTTCAAGTGATACTACTGAACAAACACAATCTACAACTCAACCTGCATCAAGTACAGCAACTGTTGAATACGCGGAAGAAATTCCAGGTTCTGACCAAGAGATTGAGATGGTGTTAGTTCCCGGTGGTTCATATCAGATGGGACCTTTCGAAAATGGTGAAACGCATAAAGTAAAAGTTGACTCGTTTTGGATTGGCAAATACGAAATTACCTGGAATGAGTACAACCTTTTCAGAAATGAACTGCTCGAGGATATACGCACCGAGGTTTATAAAAATCTGTATGGCGTGGATATCGATTCAGATGCAATATCATCTCCGACTCTGACCGAGGAAGCGCTTGATCTTCTTCGGGATAACGACATTCCAGCTGATATTATCTCTCTCCCCTCGCCTCCCTATTCTGATGTAACTGCCGGAATGGGTACCGACGGTTTCCCGGCCGTTAGTATGACACATTACGCCGCTTTTATGTTCACTAAATGGCTGACTGTAAAAACCGGTGACTTTTACCGGCTTCCTACAGAAGCGGAATGGGAATATGCATGTAAGGCGGCCAGTACGGATGACTATGAACCGATCACCAACACAGCAGAACTGGATCAGTACGCCTGGCACCGGGACAATAGTAATCGCAAATATCAGCAGCCTGGCAACAAAGAACCAAATGCACTGGGAATCCATGATATGCTTGGCAATGTAGCCGAATGGACATTAGATCAATACCACGAAGATTATCCTGCAAAGCTGGAAAACGAACCAGCCGACAATCCATTCTTTTCACCCACTGAACTGTATCCCAGAACTGCACGCGGCGGATCGTGGATGGATCCTGCCGCAGCTGCAAGCTGTATCCAGCGCAGAGGGTCGAACCCGGCCTGGAAGATGAGAGATCCGCAACTTCCTAAAAGTTTGTGGTGGCATACCAATGCCCCGTTTGTGGGTTTTCGTGTAGTACGCCCGGTAAATGAACCCGGTTCGGTTAGTGAAATGGAAGAATATTGGATTGAAGCAATACAGGATTATAATTAG